A single window of Maribacter algicola DNA harbors:
- the nqrE gene encoding NADH:ubiquinone reductase (Na(+)-transporting) subunit E yields the protein MLEHIELFFRSIFIDNMVFAVFLGMCSYLAVSKKVATAVGLGAAVIFVLAVTVPLNWLLDRYLLQEGALSWLGPEYADYNLSFLSFILFIATIATMVQLVEIVVEKFSPSLYNSLGIFLPLIAVNCAILGGSLFMQSRQIETFGLAFNYGLSSGIGWFLAILAIAAIREKIRYSNVPAPLRGLGITFIITGLMGIGFQSFGGMLTGGDEAAEDAQETVQIEAPKEEKIETPTKEVTENNSEIDEKEISYNDVK from the coding sequence ATGTTAGAACATATAGAATTGTTTTTTAGGTCCATTTTTATTGACAATATGGTATTCGCCGTGTTCTTAGGAATGTGTTCCTATTTGGCGGTATCCAAAAAAGTGGCAACGGCCGTTGGTCTTGGTGCAGCAGTAATATTTGTACTCGCGGTAACCGTTCCCTTGAATTGGTTATTGGATAGATACCTTCTACAAGAAGGTGCATTGTCGTGGTTAGGCCCGGAATACGCGGATTACAATCTAAGTTTCCTTTCTTTCATCTTGTTCATTGCAACCATAGCTACTATGGTTCAATTGGTGGAGATAGTTGTAGAAAAATTTTCTCCATCGTTGTATAACTCCTTGGGTATCTTCCTGCCTTTGATTGCAGTGAACTGTGCTATTCTCGGTGGTTCTCTTTTTATGCAATCTAGACAAATCGAAACTTTCGGACTAGCCTTTAATTATGGTCTTAGTTCGGGTATAGGCTGGTTTTTGGCGATTTTGGCTATAGCGGCCATCCGTGAAAAAATAAGATATTCCAATGTTCCTGCGCCATTAAGGGGCTTGGGAATTACTTTTATTATAACCGGTTTAATGGGGATAGGGTTCCAAAGCTTTGGAGGTATGTTGACAGGTGGTGATGAGGCAGCAGAAGATGCCCAGGAAACCGTACAAATTGAAGCACCCAAAGAGGAAAAGATAGAAACACCAACAAAAGAGGTAACTGAAAATAATTCTGAGATTGACGAGAAGGAAATCTCCTATAACGACGTAAAATAA
- a CDS encoding NADH:ubiquinone reductase (Na(+)-transporting) subunit D has translation MGLLSKKDANLIKDPLADNNPITIQVLGICSALAITAELKASVVMAIAVMFVLGLGNVVISAMRNIIPSKIRIIVQLIVVATLVIVVDQVLKAFAYPLSKTLSVFVGLIITNCIIMGRFEAFALGNGLWRSFLDGIGNSLGYGIILVIVGFFRELLGSGTLFGYPVFGDPIEKTGLYSFGYENNGFMIIPPAALIVVGIIIWVQRSRNPALIEEN, from the coding sequence ATGGGACTTTTATCAAAAAAGGATGCAAATCTAATTAAGGATCCATTAGCGGATAATAACCCTATTACCATTCAGGTATTGGGAATCTGTTCCGCATTGGCCATTACCGCTGAACTTAAGGCTTCCGTTGTTATGGCAATTGCGGTGATGTTCGTCTTAGGTCTAGGAAACGTGGTTATTTCTGCGATGAGGAATATCATCCCATCGAAAATCAGAATTATCGTTCAGTTAATCGTTGTGGCAACTCTAGTAATTGTAGTGGATCAAGTACTCAAAGCTTTTGCTTATCCATTAAGTAAAACGCTTTCCGTATTCGTAGGATTGATTATTACCAATTGCATCATCATGGGACGTTTTGAGGCTTTTGCTTTAGGGAATGGACTTTGGAGATCCTTTTTGGATGGAATTGGTAACTCATTAGGGTATGGCATTATTTTGGTTATTGTAGGTTTTTTTAGGGAGCTATTGGGATCAGGAACTCTTTTTGGATACCCGGTTTTTGGTGACCCTATAGAGAAAACCGGTCTGTATTCCTTTGGTTATGAGAATAACGGGTTCATGATTATACCACCTGCGGCCTTGATTGTTGTTGGAATCATAATTTGGGTACAGCGATCCAGAAATCCTGCTTTGATAGAAGAGAATTAA